A stretch of the Mycobacteriales bacterium genome encodes the following:
- a CDS encoding AMP-binding protein, giving the protein MHVPLTTQDFLDRGAAVYPQRTAIVDEPDQPAEGLRSPTFAELESRVRATQAGLDALGVGEGERVAVVSHNAGRLLELLYAVPSSGRILVPINFRLRPDEIDYIVANSGADVLLVDPELAERLERVKVRHRFVLGRPSDEHLLRFDREPRGWSAPDEDATATINYTSGTTARPKGVELTHRNIWTNAVTFGLHTTANDRDVYLHTLPMFHCNGWGMLYTTAGLGIPQIVLRKVDGTEILRRVQRHGVTLMCGAPAVWNAVLDAATAWDGEIPGRGRVRLVCAGAPPPSRTIERIETELGWEFIQIYGLTETSPLLTINRRRAEDDELPAAERAKRLSRAGVPALGVQVAISDTGEVLARSNVVLGGYWDNPAASAEALDGGWFHTGDGGYVDEEGFLAISDRMKDVIITGGENVSSIEVEDCVFSHPAVAEVAVIGVPDEKWGETVKALVVLVDGAKVDEAEIIGHCKARMAGFKAPTSVEFRDEIPRTATGKVQKFALRAAYWDDRERRVN; this is encoded by the coding sequence ATGCACGTTCCGCTGACCACGCAGGATTTCCTCGACCGCGGCGCGGCGGTCTACCCGCAACGCACCGCGATCGTCGACGAACCCGACCAGCCGGCGGAGGGGCTGCGCTCGCCCACGTTCGCCGAGCTCGAGTCCCGGGTCCGGGCGACCCAGGCCGGCCTCGACGCCCTCGGTGTCGGGGAGGGCGAACGGGTCGCCGTCGTCAGCCACAACGCGGGCCGCCTGCTGGAGCTGCTCTACGCCGTCCCGTCCTCGGGCCGGATCCTGGTCCCGATCAACTTCCGGCTGCGGCCGGACGAGATCGACTACATCGTGGCCAACAGCGGCGCCGACGTGCTGCTCGTCGACCCCGAGCTCGCCGAGCGGCTGGAACGCGTCAAGGTCAGGCACCGGTTCGTCCTCGGCCGCCCGAGCGACGAACATCTGCTCCGCTTCGACCGCGAGCCCCGCGGCTGGTCGGCACCGGACGAGGACGCGACCGCCACCATCAACTACACCAGCGGCACCACCGCCCGACCCAAGGGCGTCGAGCTCACCCACCGCAACATCTGGACCAACGCGGTGACCTTCGGGCTGCACACCACCGCGAACGACCGCGACGTCTACCTGCACACGCTCCCGATGTTCCACTGCAACGGCTGGGGGATGCTCTACACCACCGCGGGCCTCGGCATCCCGCAGATCGTGCTGCGCAAGGTCGACGGCACGGAGATCCTGCGCCGGGTGCAGCGCCACGGCGTCACCCTCATGTGCGGCGCACCGGCGGTCTGGAACGCCGTACTCGATGCGGCCACGGCGTGGGACGGCGAGATCCCCGGTCGAGGCCGGGTGCGACTGGTCTGCGCCGGCGCGCCTCCGCCGTCGCGCACCATCGAGCGGATCGAGACCGAGCTCGGCTGGGAGTTCATCCAGATCTACGGACTCACCGAGACGTCGCCGCTGCTGACCATCAACCGGCGGCGGGCCGAGGACGACGAGTTGCCCGCGGCCGAGCGGGCCAAGCGGCTGTCCCGGGCGGGGGTGCCGGCGCTCGGCGTCCAGGTCGCGATCAGTGACACCGGGGAGGTTCTCGCCCGGTCCAACGTCGTCCTCGGCGGCTATTGGGACAACCCGGCGGCGTCGGCCGAGGCGCTCGACGGCGGCTGGTTCCACACCGGCGACGGCGGATACGTCGACGAGGAAGGGTTTCTCGCGATCTCCGACCGGATGAAGGACGTCATCATCACCGGCGGGGAGAACGTCTCCTCGATCGAGGTGGAGGACTGCGTCTTCTCCCACCCGGCCGTCGCCGAGGTCGCGGTGATCGGGGTCCCGGACGAGAAGTGGGGCGAGACGGTCAAGGCGCTCGTCGTCCTGGTCGACGGGGCGAAGGTCGACGAGGCCGAGATCATCGGGCACTGCAAGGCCCGGATGGCCGGCTTCAAGGCCCCGACGTCGGTCGAGTTCCGCGATGAGATCCCGCGCACGGCGACCGGCAAGGTCCAGAAATTCGCCCTTCGCGCCGCGTACTGGGACGACCGGGAGCGTCGAGTCAACTAA
- a CDS encoding phosphatase PAP2 family protein yields MAGSSVEADERSAADEAHERRWRTIRRRAVVGYALVLVIFIVTVGVPEDREGLLLWILAALGIRCLGRGWASFRRVLIDWLPFTAVLIAYDYTRGIADNLGIATHVIEPAHADMWLFHGVLPTYWLQQHLFVPGHPRWYDAVVTLVYTSHFLVTPIAAVILWVRNRQRWVGFITRIIVLSLAGLLTYVLYPMAPPWYAARAGLIEPVRRISSVGWQVLGLNHAGSVLAGAQASVNAVAAMPSLHTATATLIALYFIPRAPWWGKILLACYPLLMGLALVYSGEHYVLDLLFGYVYAVVVMVVVGAGERWWAGRRRHRQTLSPGAVSQS; encoded by the coding sequence ATGGCGGGCTCCTCGGTCGAGGCTGACGAGAGATCCGCCGCCGACGAGGCACATGAGCGGCGCTGGCGCACGATCCGCCGCCGGGCTGTGGTGGGTTACGCCCTCGTCCTGGTGATCTTCATCGTGACCGTCGGCGTACCGGAGGATCGCGAAGGCCTGCTGCTGTGGATCCTCGCCGCCCTCGGCATCCGCTGCCTGGGGCGGGGCTGGGCCAGCTTCCGCCGGGTACTGATCGACTGGCTGCCCTTCACCGCGGTCCTCATCGCCTACGACTACACCCGCGGGATCGCCGACAACCTCGGCATCGCCACCCACGTCATCGAGCCCGCACACGCCGACATGTGGCTGTTCCACGGCGTCCTGCCGACGTACTGGCTGCAGCAGCACCTCTTCGTCCCCGGGCATCCGCGGTGGTACGACGCGGTCGTCACCCTCGTCTACACCTCCCACTTCCTCGTCACCCCGATCGCGGCGGTGATCCTGTGGGTGCGCAACCGGCAACGCTGGGTCGGCTTCATCACCCGGATCATCGTGCTCTCGCTGGCCGGGCTGCTGACCTACGTGCTCTACCCGATGGCCCCGCCGTGGTACGCCGCCCGCGCGGGCCTGATCGAGCCGGTCCGGCGGATCTCCTCGGTCGGCTGGCAGGTGCTCGGCCTCAACCACGCCGGCAGCGTCCTGGCCGGCGCGCAGGCCTCGGTCAACGCCGTCGCGGCCATGCCGTCCCTGCACACCGCGACCGCCACGCTGATCGCGCTTTACTTCATCCCGCGGGCTCCGTGGTGGGGCAAGATCCTGCTCGCCTGCTACCCGCTGCTCATGGGCCTGGCGCTCGTCTACTCCGGTGAGCACTACGTCCTCGACCTGCTCTTCGGCTACGTCTACGCCGTCGTGGTGATGGTCGTGGTCGGTGCGGGGGAGCGATGGTGGGCCGGCCGCCGACGTCATCGGCAGACCCTCTCGCCGGGAGCGGTGTCGCAGAGTTAG
- a CDS encoding Sir2 family NAD-dependent protein deacetylase, with protein sequence MTDETDADLRRAAALVGGAPRITVLTGAGISTDSGIPDFRGPDGVWTRDPSAQRRATLSTYVADPEVRRAAWANRRNNPAWAAEPNTAHHALVEVERSGRLRAIVTQNIDGLHQRAGSDPALVVELHGTVREVACLSCGDRAPMTAAIARVDAGEPDPLCLRCGGLLKSATISFGQRLDEEVFRSAADAASECDVFLAVGSSLSVQPAAGLTRVAARAGARVVIVNATPTAYDGLADAVVRVPIGAALPALATAVRGH encoded by the coding sequence GTGACGGACGAGACGGACGCCGACCTGCGCCGTGCCGCGGCGCTGGTCGGCGGCGCCCCACGCATCACCGTGCTCACCGGTGCGGGGATCTCCACCGACAGCGGCATCCCGGACTTCCGCGGACCGGACGGCGTGTGGACCCGTGATCCGTCGGCGCAGCGTCGGGCGACGCTCTCGACCTACGTCGCCGACCCGGAGGTACGCCGGGCCGCCTGGGCCAACCGGCGGAACAACCCGGCCTGGGCCGCCGAGCCGAACACCGCCCACCACGCCCTGGTCGAGGTGGAGCGGTCCGGCCGGCTCCGGGCGATCGTCACCCAGAACATCGACGGCCTGCACCAACGGGCCGGCAGCGACCCGGCACTCGTCGTCGAACTGCACGGCACCGTGCGGGAGGTGGCCTGCCTGTCCTGCGGCGACCGCGCGCCGATGACGGCGGCGATCGCCCGGGTCGACGCGGGTGAGCCCGACCCGCTCTGCCTGCGGTGCGGTGGGCTGCTCAAGTCGGCCACCATCTCCTTCGGGCAGCGCCTCGACGAGGAGGTCTTCCGGTCCGCCGCCGACGCGGCGAGCGAGTGCGACGTGTTCCTCGCCGTGGGGAGTTCGCTGTCCGTGCAGCCCGCGGCCGGGCTGACCCGGGTCGCCGCCCGGGCCGGGGCGCGGGTGGTGATCGTCAACGCCACGCCGACGGCGTACGACGGTCTCGCCGACGCCGTGGTCCGGGTACCCATCGGCGCCGCGCTGCCGGCCCTCGCGACGGCGGTGCGCGGCCACTGA